In Heteronotia binoei isolate CCM8104 ecotype False Entrance Well chromosome 16, APGP_CSIRO_Hbin_v1, whole genome shotgun sequence, a single genomic region encodes these proteins:
- the C2CD6 gene encoding cation channel sperm-associated targeting subunit tau, translating to MKCTNPQVYRANPKSNKRINAVSFGDVRYFSIKVPNQRSDPRNRIVLELVGFEGPKDFPRLFGTVTMHLYEVIQRQSFTETCAMRIRNMVFCAADVEFMFCYGSLGYGYSHQLKMKGADPAKAVACSMFMRVPPPKDRKDNTSNVIRPQLMDYPAFLSPDLNVTVGNFDLEAPLENSEDYKTLQKALKEPPRERLVKMKQEYRNLKTWREKAEYLDQLILKRGPKTKPGLIKSSRFRQIVGKMQHPLSKESITSSGADIQYENF from the exons ATGAAATGTACCAATCCTCAGGTTTACAGAGCAAACCCAAAATCCAACAAGAGGATCAATGCAGTTAGTTTCGGAGACGTGAGATATTTTTCCATAAAG GTTCCAAACCAGAGAAGTGATCCTAGGAACAGAATTGTTCTAGAGTTGGTAGGCTTTGAGGGGCCAAAAGATTTCCCAAGGCTGTTTGGGACTGTAACGATGCACCTTTATGAAGTCATTCAG agACAGTCTTTCACTGAAACATGTGCCATGAGAATTCGAAATATG GTGTTCTGCGCAGCAGATGTGGAGTTTATGTTCTGCTATGGAAGTCTTGGATATGGATATTCACATCAG CTGAAAATGAAAGGAGCAGATCCTGCCAAGGCGGTGGCCTGTTCCATGTTCATGCGGGTTCCACCACCAAAAGACAGGAAAGATAACACAAG CAATGTCATCAGACCCCAGCTCATGGATTACCCGGCATTCTTGTCTCCAGACTTAAATGTCACAGTGGGAAATTTTGATCTAGAGGCTCCTCTAGAGAATTCAGAGGACTACAAAACACTTCAGAAGGCTTTGAAAGAACCACCTCGAGAAAG ACTGGTGAAAATGAAACAAGAATATCGGAATCTGAAAACATGGCGCGAAAAGGCTGAATATTTAGACCAGCTTATCTTGAAAAGAGGACCAAAGACAAAGCCGGGTCTAATAAAG tcatCTCGATTCAGGCAGATCGTTGGGAAGATGCAACATCCTCTTAGTAAAGAAAGTATTACATCTAGTGGAGCAG ATATACAGTATGAaaacttctag